In the Leifsonia sp. 466MF genome, one interval contains:
- a CDS encoding LacI family DNA-binding transcriptional regulator translates to MTSETTQHSGHPVTMRDVAEAAGVSIATVSLVINDKKNARIGDDARRRVREAIRTLGYRPNALAKNLVSGHSKFIGLVADAIATTPFAGQIIHGAQDEAWKHGYVLLVANTDGNADAEREAIGMMLEHKVRGILYSTWYHRAAAVPEPLRETDFVLVDCFSPDGDAPAVVPDEVQGGRAATQLLIDSGHTRIAIINTTTPSPAHEGRLLGYREALEDAGIAFDPSLVFDALPEQEGGYDSVDALLASGATAVFCHNDRVAMGLYDGLRRRGLSIPEDMAVVGFDNQEVIAAHLRPPLTTVALPHYELGAKGVRMLLGVDDHRRDELVTVACPPVLRESIGEAHRVPTA, encoded by the coding sequence ATGACGTCCGAGACAACCCAGCATTCCGGGCATCCGGTGACGATGCGCGACGTGGCCGAAGCAGCCGGCGTCTCCATCGCGACGGTGTCGCTCGTGATCAACGACAAGAAGAACGCCCGCATCGGCGACGACGCTCGCAGGCGCGTCCGTGAGGCGATCCGCACCCTCGGCTACCGGCCGAATGCTCTCGCCAAGAACCTCGTCAGCGGGCATTCGAAGTTCATCGGCCTGGTCGCCGACGCGATCGCCACGACCCCGTTCGCCGGCCAGATCATCCACGGCGCTCAGGACGAGGCGTGGAAGCACGGGTACGTCCTCCTGGTCGCCAACACCGACGGCAACGCCGACGCCGAGCGCGAGGCGATCGGCATGATGCTCGAGCACAAGGTCCGCGGGATCCTCTACTCCACCTGGTACCACCGGGCGGCGGCCGTCCCTGAGCCGCTCCGTGAGACGGACTTCGTCCTCGTCGACTGCTTCTCGCCCGACGGCGACGCCCCCGCCGTCGTCCCGGATGAGGTCCAAGGGGGTCGGGCAGCGACGCAGCTGTTGATCGACAGCGGTCACACGCGGATCGCCATCATCAACACGACGACACCGTCGCCGGCGCATGAAGGTCGCCTCCTCGGGTATCGCGAGGCGCTGGAAGATGCAGGCATCGCTTTCGATCCGTCCCTGGTCTTCGACGCGCTGCCTGAGCAGGAAGGCGGATACGACTCGGTCGACGCCCTCCTCGCGAGCGGTGCGACCGCGGTCTTCTGCCACAACGACCGCGTCGCAATGGGGCTCTACGACGGTCTGCGCCGCCGGGGGCTCTCGATTCCGGAGGACATGGCCGTTGTCGGCTTCGACAACCAGGAAGTCATCGCCGCTCACCTGCGCCCACCACTGACGACGGTCGCGCTCCCGCATTACGAACTGGGCGCAAAGGGTGTCCGGATGCTCCTGGGAGTGGACGACCACCGACGCGACGAACTGGTGACCGTCGCGTGCCCGCCTGTTCTTCGCGAGTCGATCGGCGAAGCCCACCGCGTGCCGACGGCGTAG
- a CDS encoding carbohydrate ABC transporter permease — translation MTAQLTRPAPSPTATAAPRRPVRRRRRPNIYRSLNGVIIAVIVIVQVYPLAWLFLTSVRTEHDFTTGNPFALPTSFTLDNYARAFGTGNLGLNILNSFIVTMGANILIVILGMMAAYAIQVLGFRFSRAVRGLFLIGIIVPVQIALVPLFIDYSSVNLLDTYQSMIIPLAGFALPMSVYLFSSFFEYIPRETYEAASLDGAGPYRIFGQITFPLSVNTIVTVVLVNSIFIWNDFIFANTFVLSDGLKTIPLGLQNYIGAMGKVDWTATFAAVCVTITPLLLVFLVLNKAMRYGLESGATKG, via the coding sequence ATGACCGCCCAGCTGACCCGCCCCGCTCCGTCACCGACCGCGACGGCGGCGCCGCGCCGACCGGTCCGCCGGCGGCGCCGGCCGAACATCTACCGCAGCCTCAACGGCGTGATCATCGCCGTCATCGTTATCGTCCAGGTCTATCCGCTGGCTTGGCTGTTCCTCACCAGCGTCCGGACCGAGCACGACTTCACCACCGGAAACCCGTTCGCCCTGCCGACCTCGTTCACCCTCGACAATTACGCGCGCGCGTTCGGCACCGGCAATCTGGGCCTGAACATCCTCAACAGCTTCATCGTGACGATGGGCGCCAACATCCTCATCGTCATCTTGGGGATGATGGCCGCCTACGCCATCCAGGTCCTGGGATTCCGGTTCAGCCGGGCGGTGCGGGGGCTGTTCCTCATCGGCATCATCGTGCCGGTGCAGATCGCCCTCGTGCCGCTGTTCATCGACTATTCGTCGGTGAACCTGCTGGACACGTACCAGTCGATGATCATCCCGCTCGCCGGTTTCGCCCTCCCGATGTCCGTGTACCTGTTCTCCTCGTTCTTCGAGTACATCCCGCGCGAGACCTACGAAGCGGCATCCCTCGACGGAGCCGGCCCGTACCGGATCTTCGGCCAGATCACCTTCCCGCTGTCGGTCAACACGATCGTGACGGTGGTGCTGGTCAACAGCATCTTCATCTGGAACGACTTCATCTTCGCGAACACGTTCGTCCTCTCCGACGGGTTGAAGACGATCCCGCTGGGGCTGCAGAACTACATCGGCGCGATGGGGAAGGTCGATTGGACGGCGACGTTCGCCGCGGTCTGCGTCACCATCACCCCGCTGCTCCTGGTGTTCCTGGTGCTCAACAAGGCGATGCGGTACGGCTTGGAGAGCGGCGCGACCAAGGGGTGA
- a CDS encoding carbohydrate ABC transporter permease, which produces MLPSRSRLSVLVFLIPPLALYCIAVLFPILQSLFLSFFEWDGISDLQFVGVENYVHMFTGDTVFWRAFFNALGYLFICLVLQLGGGLVVASLLTSLRQGREFVKTLYLLPAVISTVAIAFLFARIYSSDPVGLLNQVLQWVGLGDLARPWLSDVSTVLAAVSIPEGWRFTGLYVLIIYAALIAVPAELEEAARLDGANAWRIFTKIRFPYIRPVWITTVIMATTYALRGFDIPYLLTNGGPGQSSELLTTYMYKTAFTSTNYGYASSISVFIVVECLVAVGLIFVLLRRKADA; this is translated from the coding sequence ATGCTTCCCAGCCGCTCCCGGCTCTCGGTGCTGGTCTTCCTGATCCCACCACTGGCGCTGTACTGCATCGCCGTGCTGTTCCCGATCCTGCAGTCGCTCTTCCTCTCCTTCTTCGAATGGGATGGGATCAGCGACCTCCAGTTCGTGGGAGTCGAGAACTACGTCCACATGTTCACGGGCGACACGGTGTTCTGGCGGGCGTTCTTCAACGCGCTCGGCTACCTGTTCATCTGCCTCGTGCTCCAGCTCGGCGGTGGCCTCGTCGTCGCCAGCCTGCTCACCTCCCTCCGCCAGGGACGGGAGTTCGTGAAGACGCTCTACCTGCTGCCCGCGGTGATCAGCACGGTTGCGATCGCGTTCCTGTTCGCCCGCATCTACTCGTCCGACCCTGTCGGCCTGCTGAACCAGGTGCTGCAGTGGGTGGGACTGGGCGACCTGGCTCGGCCGTGGCTGTCGGATGTGAGCACGGTGCTGGCCGCGGTGTCCATCCCGGAAGGCTGGCGGTTCACCGGGCTGTATGTGCTGATCATCTATGCGGCTCTGATCGCTGTACCCGCCGAGCTGGAAGAGGCCGCCCGGCTGGACGGCGCGAACGCGTGGCGGATCTTCACCAAGATCCGGTTCCCGTACATCCGGCCGGTGTGGATCACCACGGTCATCATGGCGACCACCTACGCGTTGCGCGGCTTCGACATCCCGTACCTGCTCACCAACGGTGGTCCGGGCCAATCCTCCGAGCTCCTGACCACCTACATGTACAAGACCGCATTCACCAGCACCAATTACGGATACGCCAGCAGCATCTCCGTCTTCATCGTCGTCGAGTGCCTGGTGGCCGTCGGTCTGATCTTCGTACTGCTTCGTCGAAAGGCCGACGCATGA
- a CDS encoding ABC transporter substrate-binding protein, translated as MKKLLGTIAATAAVALALAGCSGGGGGNAGNVNPSGEIKPRQISWLLSRPADGGVITTMKQIAADYAKKHPGFSLNLITTPDRPSYIQKYETLAAANKLPELFDTDATPFAAKLAKQGRMIDAEKLLKSLGLYDDYRPAALNYQRFDDGSLYMVPFEFQLEFFWYNKALLEKAGVAVPTSLDDIPAMCTALRKAGITPIALDGQDQWPLERYMAYHPFRTAGPDYITKLKKGDAKLSDSTGTAAVDWLDQLGQAKCFEDGFSSTGYSDAQGLFTSGKAAMYNIGTWELGSLATDKLDPSVRSDVDYFTLPTTKNSVTAANEYVSPSGIGMAVNAKTFDPLVRDFLKYALTEYPKRYAATGALSPTSNVETTIPDNATPLYKKAVDQANDLGDKIAMPWDTQLDPTSNTRLQQELTLLVQGNIKPEEFISTMDQTIQQNGPKAFK; from the coding sequence ATGAAGAAACTGCTCGGGACCATCGCCGCGACCGCGGCGGTCGCCCTCGCGCTCGCCGGTTGCAGCGGCGGAGGAGGAGGCAACGCCGGCAACGTGAACCCCAGCGGGGAGATCAAGCCGCGGCAGATCTCCTGGCTGTTGTCCCGCCCCGCCGACGGCGGCGTGATCACCACAATGAAGCAGATCGCAGCCGACTACGCGAAGAAGCACCCCGGCTTCTCGCTGAACCTGATCACGACCCCGGATCGCCCCTCCTACATCCAGAAGTACGAGACCCTCGCCGCAGCCAACAAGCTTCCCGAACTGTTCGACACCGACGCCACACCGTTCGCGGCGAAGCTGGCGAAGCAGGGCAGGATGATCGACGCGGAGAAGCTGCTAAAGAGCCTCGGCCTGTACGACGACTACCGGCCGGCTGCGCTGAACTATCAGCGTTTCGACGACGGGTCTCTGTACATGGTTCCGTTCGAGTTCCAGCTGGAGTTCTTCTGGTACAACAAGGCGCTGCTGGAGAAGGCGGGCGTGGCCGTGCCGACGTCGCTGGATGACATCCCGGCCATGTGCACCGCCCTGCGGAAGGCGGGGATCACCCCGATCGCGCTCGACGGTCAGGACCAGTGGCCGCTGGAGCGATACATGGCCTATCACCCGTTCCGTACCGCCGGCCCCGACTACATCACCAAGCTGAAGAAGGGTGACGCCAAGCTCAGCGACTCCACCGGCACCGCCGCCGTCGACTGGCTGGACCAGCTCGGCCAGGCGAAGTGCTTCGAGGACGGGTTCTCCTCCACCGGCTACTCGGATGCGCAGGGTCTCTTCACCTCCGGCAAAGCGGCCATGTACAACATCGGCACGTGGGAGCTGGGCAGCCTTGCGACCGACAAACTCGACCCGTCGGTCCGCTCCGACGTCGACTACTTCACGCTCCCGACCACGAAGAACTCGGTGACCGCGGCGAACGAGTACGTCTCTCCCTCCGGCATCGGCATGGCCGTGAACGCGAAGACGTTCGACCCGCTCGTGCGCGACTTCCTGAAGTATGCGCTGACCGAGTACCCGAAGCGGTACGCCGCGACCGGTGCGCTGTCTCCGACGTCGAACGTGGAGACGACCATCCCGGACAATGCGACGCCGTTGTACAAGAAGGCGGTCGACCAGGCGAACGATCTCGGCGACAAGATCGCCATGCCCTGGGACACACAGCTCGACCCCACCTCCAACACCCGGCTGCAGCAGGAGCTGACCCTCCTCGTGCAGGGGAACATCAAGCCGGAGGAGTTCATCAGCACGATGGATCAGACGATTCAGCAGAACGGTCCGAAAGCGTTCAAGTAA
- a CDS encoding GH32 C-terminal domain-containing protein — MPRPVFFRPANGWVGDIIPFEKDGRFFLYYLHELRETPKPGTPWNLVVTDDLVTFHDRGVALPAGSAEDADFNAYTGSVVEGPDGLVHLFYTAQNPHKLGADGLPLQLVAHATSSDGMATWEKHPRLTFGAPSGYEPADWRDPFVFWDDGKGLWRMLVAARHADGAERRRGVIAELRSADLYTWTPTAPFWDPRRYITHECPDVFQWGDWWYLVYSEFSESFTTRYRMARTPDGPWVVPDHDSIDGRAYYAAKTAERDGRRFFFGWIATKEGDVDDGPWQWAGTMSILEATQRGDGTLGFGFPRELVDSFDEEVPLRFPEPLPVGFSTPDGYADTVSIDELPDTFYARAEIDIEPDTTETGFLLRATDDGDRSYVLRLEPRRNRVVFDRWPREQTGDAQWHISGDVPFEIELERPCTLEPGRHTVEIIADDDILVAVIDRAVSLSTRIYGHPDGRLGFFAGEGGATLQALHVYQRADTLHQ; from the coding sequence ATGCCACGCCCCGTCTTCTTCCGCCCGGCCAACGGCTGGGTAGGAGACATCATCCCGTTCGAGAAGGACGGCAGGTTCTTCCTCTACTACCTCCATGAGCTCCGGGAGACGCCGAAGCCGGGGACGCCGTGGAACCTCGTCGTGACCGACGACCTCGTGACTTTCCACGACCGCGGTGTCGCTCTTCCGGCCGGCAGCGCCGAGGATGCGGATTTCAACGCGTACACGGGAAGTGTCGTGGAGGGGCCGGACGGGCTCGTCCACCTGTTCTACACCGCACAGAACCCACACAAGCTGGGCGCGGATGGGCTTCCGCTTCAGCTGGTCGCACACGCGACGAGTTCGGATGGGATGGCGACGTGGGAGAAGCATCCCCGGCTGACGTTCGGTGCTCCATCGGGATACGAGCCCGCTGACTGGCGTGACCCGTTCGTGTTCTGGGATGACGGAAAGGGGCTGTGGCGGATGCTGGTCGCCGCCCGTCACGCGGACGGCGCGGAGCGTCGCCGCGGCGTCATCGCGGAGCTGCGATCGGCGGACCTGTACACCTGGACGCCGACAGCGCCGTTCTGGGATCCGCGCCGGTACATCACCCATGAATGCCCTGACGTGTTCCAGTGGGGTGACTGGTGGTACCTCGTCTACTCGGAGTTCTCGGAGTCGTTCACCACCCGGTACCGGATGGCCCGGACCCCTGACGGTCCGTGGGTCGTTCCCGACCACGACAGCATCGACGGCCGCGCGTACTACGCGGCGAAGACGGCGGAACGGGACGGCCGCAGGTTCTTCTTCGGGTGGATCGCCACCAAGGAGGGCGACGTCGACGACGGGCCCTGGCAGTGGGCCGGAACCATGTCGATCCTCGAGGCGACGCAACGTGGTGACGGGACGCTGGGCTTCGGATTCCCGCGGGAGCTCGTCGACAGCTTCGATGAGGAGGTTCCGCTGCGTTTCCCGGAGCCGCTGCCGGTCGGCTTCTCCACGCCGGACGGGTACGCCGACACGGTGTCCATCGATGAGCTGCCGGACACCTTCTACGCTCGTGCGGAGATCGACATCGAGCCGGACACGACGGAGACGGGCTTCCTGCTGAGGGCGACCGATGACGGCGACCGCTCCTACGTCCTCCGGTTGGAGCCCCGCCGGAACCGCGTCGTGTTCGACCGGTGGCCCCGGGAGCAGACCGGCGATGCTCAGTGGCACATCTCCGGCGACGTCCCGTTCGAGATCGAGCTGGAACGGCCCTGCACGCTGGAACCCGGTCGCCACACCGTGGAGATCATCGCCGACGACGACATCCTGGTCGCCGTCATCGATCGGGCGGTGTCGCTGAGCACCCGCATCTACGGCCACCCGGACGGGCGGCTCGGATTCTTCGCCGGAGAGGGCGGCGCGACCCTCCAGGCGCTTCACGTGTACCAGCGCGCCGACACCCTGCACCAGTAA
- a CDS encoding glycosyl hydrolase family 32 produces the protein MFSLPDSWVWDFWLADDGERHHLFFLYASRALKDPEARHYRASIGHAVSTDLTDWTRVEDALVRSDAPAFDDLATWTGSIVCGDDGLWRMFYTGSTLAPDGVKNIQSIGVATSEDLYGWTKSAANPILTADPRWYETLSPDWHDEAFRDPWVFRDPAGEGWHMLITARAKTGDPFSRGVVGHATSTDLDRWVLQPPLTSPVDHGFGQLEVTQTESVEGQSVLIFSCLAEHASAARREHTGGVWAAPAGGLVGPYDIDAAYPITDASLYSGRLARRRDGSWAMLAFRLTGEDTPFVGEITDPLPVAWDGGRLVVATGL, from the coding sequence ATGTTCTCTTTGCCGGACTCCTGGGTGTGGGACTTCTGGTTGGCCGACGACGGCGAGCGGCACCACCTGTTCTTCCTCTACGCATCGCGCGCGTTGAAAGATCCCGAAGCCCGCCACTATCGGGCGTCCATCGGGCATGCGGTGTCCACTGACCTGACCGACTGGACCCGTGTGGAGGACGCCCTGGTGCGATCGGACGCACCCGCGTTCGACGACCTCGCCACGTGGACGGGCTCCATCGTCTGCGGCGACGACGGCCTCTGGCGCATGTTCTACACCGGGTCGACGCTCGCACCGGATGGGGTGAAGAACATCCAGTCGATCGGCGTCGCCACCTCGGAAGACCTGTACGGCTGGACGAAATCGGCCGCGAACCCGATTCTGACCGCCGACCCGCGATGGTACGAGACCCTCTCCCCCGACTGGCACGACGAAGCGTTCCGCGACCCCTGGGTGTTCCGGGATCCCGCCGGCGAAGGGTGGCACATGCTGATCACCGCGCGCGCGAAGACCGGCGACCCGTTCAGCCGAGGGGTCGTGGGACACGCGACCTCCACGGACCTGGACCGCTGGGTTCTGCAGCCTCCACTCACCTCCCCCGTCGACCACGGTTTCGGGCAGCTCGAGGTCACTCAGACCGAGTCGGTGGAGGGTCAGTCGGTGCTGATCTTCTCGTGTCTGGCGGAACACGCGAGCGCCGCGCGTCGCGAGCACACCGGCGGCGTGTGGGCTGCGCCGGCCGGCGGACTCGTCGGCCCATACGACATCGATGCCGCCTATCCGATCACGGATGCGAGCCTGTACAGCGGCCGTCTCGCCCGCCGCCGAGACGGCTCGTGGGCGATGCTCGCTTTCCGCCTCACGGGAGAGGACACACCCTTCGTGGGCGAGATCACCGATCCCCTGCCGGTGGCGTGGGACGGCGGCCGGCTGGTGGTGGCGACGGGACTCTAG
- a CDS encoding low temperature requirement protein A, translating into MRGRQQGSGDPLIRAVTSREGDRVTTLELFFDLAFVFAFTQLSRLMAQQHDALGILQALVILALLWWAWTAYGWLSNIAHADQGVVRVAMIIGMTAMFVAGIVVLEAYDDLPDGLFGPLVFVGAYLVARITHAIVFVWLAAPELRRRTLITVTLSVVPSGGLLVTGALLGAPWQIWCTIAAVVIEPIVSYRTSVGVAWPVRSTAHFTERHGLIVILALGESILGIGTGASAEPISLAILLGVVLSMLICIALWWAYFTRLAGDAERSLMAVPAVDRGRAATDAYTYLHLALVGGIVLAALGLEVAMAHAESNEGLGLFGAAALSGGVACYLAGTAAFARRLLGRWNVVRLAIAAAFVALAPVLGMLSPLVALASVVGVLIVLFVAERNLPTLAPSGER; encoded by the coding sequence ATGAGAGGGCGCCAACAGGGTTCAGGTGATCCGCTGATCAGAGCCGTCACCAGTCGCGAGGGCGACCGCGTCACCACGCTCGAACTCTTCTTCGACCTCGCGTTCGTGTTCGCCTTCACTCAGCTCAGCCGCCTGATGGCGCAGCAGCACGATGCCCTCGGCATCCTTCAGGCGCTGGTCATCCTCGCCCTGCTGTGGTGGGCCTGGACCGCCTACGGGTGGCTCTCGAACATCGCCCACGCCGACCAAGGCGTGGTCCGCGTGGCCATGATCATCGGCATGACGGCGATGTTCGTTGCGGGCATCGTCGTCCTGGAGGCCTACGACGACCTGCCCGACGGCCTGTTCGGCCCCCTCGTGTTCGTCGGCGCCTACCTCGTGGCTCGGATCACCCACGCGATCGTCTTCGTCTGGCTCGCCGCCCCCGAGCTCCGCCGACGCACGCTGATCACCGTCACTCTCTCCGTCGTTCCGTCCGGAGGACTGCTGGTCACCGGAGCCCTGCTCGGTGCCCCGTGGCAGATCTGGTGCACCATCGCCGCGGTCGTGATCGAGCCGATCGTCTCCTACCGCACCAGCGTCGGCGTCGCCTGGCCGGTGCGCTCCACCGCTCACTTCACGGAGCGACACGGACTGATCGTGATCCTCGCCCTCGGCGAGTCCATTCTCGGAATCGGCACAGGGGCATCAGCCGAGCCGATCAGCCTCGCCATCCTCCTCGGCGTGGTGTTGTCGATGCTGATCTGCATCGCTCTGTGGTGGGCCTACTTCACCCGGCTCGCCGGCGACGCCGAGCGGTCTCTCATGGCTGTCCCCGCCGTCGACCGCGGCCGGGCTGCCACCGACGCGTACACCTACCTCCACCTGGCCCTGGTCGGCGGCATCGTGCTCGCGGCGCTCGGCCTCGAGGTCGCGATGGCACACGCCGAGTCGAACGAGGGCCTCGGACTGTTCGGCGCCGCCGCGCTCAGCGGGGGAGTCGCCTGTTATCTCGCGGGGACCGCAGCGTTCGCTCGACGCCTTCTCGGCCGCTGGAATGTCGTCCGTCTCGCGATCGCCGCGGCCTTCGTCGCTCTCGCGCCCGTGCTCGGCATGCTCTCCCCACTGGTCGCGCTTGCGAGCGTGGTGGGCGTACTCATCGTGTTGTTCGTCGCAGAGCGCAACCTGCCGACTCTCGCACCGAGTGGCGAGCGCTAG
- a CDS encoding SDR family NAD(P)-dependent oxidoreductase — MSAGFGTVVLTGATSGIGEATALRLAGMATTLIALGIESERDAAPALERIRRAGSAEVHYVSADFTRLTDVVSAAERVGTVARSIDLLINDAGVPGAPERIVTPDGFERTLQVNALAPALFTRLLIPRLAEGARIVNVGSSAHRVEHFDFDDVDLEHDYTPISAYARAKLAMVTWSSLLAEEEAASSHDVVALCPGLNDTPLSAAMMGRIGGPASRGAELVLAASRAAVPSGSYLENGHVVRPSADSIDPGNRARLAAVFRERLSPFVVRGDVRATP; from the coding sequence GTGAGCGCCGGGTTCGGGACGGTCGTCCTCACCGGGGCGACCAGCGGCATCGGCGAGGCGACCGCCCTCCGACTCGCCGGCATGGCGACTACCCTGATCGCGCTCGGCATCGAATCGGAGCGGGATGCCGCTCCCGCCCTCGAACGGATCCGCCGGGCGGGGAGCGCCGAGGTCCACTATGTCTCGGCGGACTTCACCCGCCTCACCGACGTCGTCTCGGCAGCGGAGCGGGTCGGCACGGTGGCACGATCGATCGATCTGCTCATCAACGACGCGGGTGTTCCTGGAGCTCCGGAGCGGATCGTCACCCCCGACGGATTCGAGCGCACGTTGCAGGTCAACGCACTCGCACCGGCGCTGTTCACCCGCCTCCTCATCCCCCGACTGGCCGAGGGCGCCCGGATCGTCAACGTCGGCTCCTCGGCGCACCGCGTCGAGCACTTCGACTTCGACGACGTCGACCTGGAACACGACTACACCCCGATCTCCGCCTACGCGCGGGCGAAACTGGCGATGGTGACGTGGTCGTCGCTCCTCGCCGAGGAGGAGGCCGCCTCGTCCCACGATGTCGTCGCGCTGTGCCCGGGGCTCAACGACACCCCGCTCAGCGCCGCGATGATGGGTCGCATCGGCGGCCCTGCGTCGCGCGGCGCGGAGCTGGTGCTCGCTGCGAGCCGCGCAGCGGTTCCGTCGGGCAGCTACCTCGAGAACGGCCACGTCGTCCGTCCCAGCGCCGACAGCATCGATCCGGGCAACCGCGCCCGGCTCGCCGCAGTGTTCCGGGAGCGGCTGTCGCCTTTCGTCGTTCGCGGCGATGTCCGGGCCACGCCATGA
- a CDS encoding SDR family NAD(P)-dependent oxidoreductase gives MSEQTSDQKIVVITGASSGIGRGAAIEIAARGMGVVITYNVRPEGAERTVEEIRENGGTAVALPLDISRTDTFPDFANALTRVVRTEWGADGIHALVNNAGFGGGMSFEEMTEDAFDAYYRVLLRGPYFLTQALLPLIEDGGAIVNTSSSSVRPGDTEPGYSGYAAMKGGLTTATRYLAKELAGRSIRVNSISPGPTRTRLGDNAFERFPEVIDGLAAKTAFGRIGEPADVGKVIAFLVSDDSAWITGEDILATGGYAL, from the coding sequence ATGAGCGAACAGACATCCGACCAGAAGATCGTCGTCATCACCGGAGCGAGCTCCGGCATCGGGCGCGGCGCCGCCATTGAGATCGCCGCCCGCGGAATGGGCGTCGTCATCACCTACAACGTGCGCCCAGAGGGCGCTGAGAGGACCGTCGAGGAGATCCGGGAGAACGGAGGCACGGCGGTCGCGCTGCCGCTCGACATCAGCCGCACGGACACCTTCCCCGACTTCGCGAACGCGCTCACCCGCGTGGTGAGGACCGAGTGGGGTGCGGATGGCATTCATGCCCTCGTGAACAACGCCGGTTTCGGCGGCGGGATGAGCTTCGAGGAGATGACGGAAGACGCGTTCGACGCGTACTACCGGGTGCTCCTGCGCGGCCCGTACTTCCTCACCCAGGCCCTCCTGCCTCTGATCGAAGACGGCGGCGCGATCGTGAACACCTCCAGCAGCTCCGTGCGCCCCGGCGACACCGAGCCCGGCTACTCCGGGTACGCGGCGATGAAGGGCGGTCTCACCACGGCGACACGGTACTTGGCCAAGGAACTCGCCGGCCGGTCGATCCGCGTGAACTCCATCAGCCCCGGCCCGACCCGGACGCGCCTCGGAGACAACGCCTTCGAGCGCTTCCCCGAGGTGATCGACGGGCTCGCAGCGAAGACCGCCTTCGGCCGCATCGGTGAGCCGGCCGATGTCGGGAAGGTCATCGCGTTCCTCGTCTCCGACGACTCGGCGTGGATCACGGGAGAAGACATCCTGGCGACCGGCGGGTACGCGCTGTGA
- a CDS encoding AraC family transcriptional regulator: MSFDEFRALVAQHAPGGVSSTAIPGVVVSRMDHGGSQDESTTGTILAIVAQGTKRLSVGGTVHDYGAGQYLVASVDLPVSGHFTDATPEHPALGFGLELRSEVIAELMLTASAAEFPRPSRGESSPPAIAVGETSPRLLDATIRMLRLLDHPRDIPVLAPMIEREILWLIMSGDQGATVRQLGLADSSLSRVRHVVRWIREHFAEPLRVDELAERARMSPSAFHRAFHAVTSMSPIQYQKSIRLQEARLRLIANPGDIGATAYAVGYESPSQFSREYRREFGASPSEDAVALRGVARV, from the coding sequence ATGTCCTTCGATGAGTTCCGCGCCCTCGTGGCGCAACACGCCCCGGGTGGCGTCAGTTCGACGGCGATCCCCGGCGTGGTCGTGTCGCGGATGGACCACGGCGGTTCGCAGGACGAATCCACGACGGGCACGATCCTCGCCATCGTCGCGCAAGGCACCAAACGACTCTCGGTGGGAGGAACAGTCCACGACTACGGGGCCGGCCAATACCTGGTCGCCTCCGTGGACCTCCCGGTCTCCGGGCACTTCACCGACGCCACCCCCGAACATCCTGCGCTCGGATTCGGTCTGGAGCTGCGCTCGGAGGTGATCGCCGAACTGATGCTGACTGCTTCGGCGGCAGAGTTCCCGCGGCCGTCGCGCGGGGAGTCATCCCCTCCGGCGATCGCCGTAGGGGAGACCTCGCCGCGGCTGCTGGACGCGACCATCCGCATGCTGCGACTGCTCGACCACCCCCGGGACATCCCGGTGCTCGCCCCCATGATCGAGCGGGAGATCCTCTGGCTGATCATGTCGGGCGACCAGGGCGCGACCGTGCGACAGCTGGGACTCGCCGACAGCAGCCTCAGCCGCGTCCGCCACGTCGTTCGCTGGATACGGGAGCACTTCGCCGAGCCGCTCCGCGTCGACGAGCTCGCCGAACGCGCGAGGATGAGCCCCTCAGCATTTCACCGAGCGTTCCACGCGGTCACCTCGATGAGCCCGATCCAGTACCAGAAGAGCATCCGTTTGCAGGAGGCGCGGCTGCGCCTGATCGCGAACCCGGGCGACATCGGAGCGACGGCCTACGCGGTCGGCTACGAGAGCCCGTCGCAGTTCAGCCGGGAGTACCGGCGCGAGTTCGGGGCCTCGCCCAGCGAGGACGCGGTCGCGCTGCGTGGGGTGGCGCGGGTGTGA